The proteins below come from a single Nostoc sp. KVJ3 genomic window:
- a CDS encoding D-alanine--D-alanine ligase family protein: MTKLRVGLLFGGRSGEHEVSIKSARAIAKALSADENASKYEILPFYIQKDGRWLAGEAPQKVLETGNPLLEAEQSTSEVNLTSNPQAQTLSKWQSPSQVAQVDIWFPVLHGPNGEDGTIQGLLTLMQVPFVGSGVLGSAMGMDKIAMKIAFEQAGLAQVKYKAITRAQVWSNPCVFPKLCDDIEAALGYPAFVKPANLGSSVGIAKVRSRQELEAALDNAASYDRRLVVEAGVVAREVECAILGNDQPKASIVGEITYNSDFYDYETKYTEGRADLLIPAPIPDAIARQIQDMALQAFAAVDAAGLARVDFFYVEATQEVLINEINTLPGFTATSMYPQLWAHSGVSFPELVDRLIQLALERHSPSSERK, encoded by the coding sequence ATGACTAAGCTGCGCGTGGGGTTACTGTTTGGCGGTCGTTCGGGAGAACATGAAGTTTCAATCAAATCAGCACGGGCGATCGCTAAAGCCTTGAGTGCAGATGAAAATGCTAGTAAGTACGAAATCTTGCCTTTTTACATCCAAAAAGATGGACGATGGTTAGCGGGAGAAGCACCCCAAAAGGTTTTAGAAACCGGCAATCCCCTTCTGGAAGCTGAACAATCAACTTCTGAGGTAAATCTGACATCCAACCCTCAAGCCCAAACCCTGAGTAAATGGCAATCTCCCTCTCAAGTTGCCCAAGTGGATATTTGGTTTCCCGTTCTCCACGGCCCCAACGGTGAAGATGGGACAATTCAAGGGTTACTCACCTTGATGCAAGTTCCCTTTGTTGGTTCTGGGGTTTTAGGTTCAGCAATGGGGATGGATAAAATTGCGATGAAAATTGCCTTTGAGCAAGCGGGACTCGCACAGGTAAAATATAAGGCGATAACTAGAGCGCAGGTTTGGTCTAATCCTTGCGTGTTTCCAAAACTCTGTGATGACATTGAGGCAGCATTAGGTTATCCTGCTTTTGTCAAACCTGCTAATTTGGGTTCATCAGTGGGTATTGCCAAAGTGCGATCGCGCCAAGAATTAGAAGCCGCCTTAGATAATGCCGCCAGTTACGATCGAAGACTGGTTGTCGAAGCTGGTGTAGTAGCTAGAGAAGTCGAATGTGCCATTTTAGGTAATGATCAACCAAAAGCCTCTATCGTTGGAGAGATTACATATAACAGCGATTTTTATGATTATGAAACTAAATATACAGAAGGTCGGGCAGATTTACTGATTCCCGCACCGATTCCAGATGCGATCGCTCGTCAAATTCAAGACATGGCTTTGCAAGCTTTTGCAGCTGTTGACGCTGCGGGTTTAGCAAGGGTAGATTTCTTTTATGTGGAAGCCACACAAGAAGTATTGATTAATGAAATCAATACGTTGCCAGGGTTTACAGCGACGAGTATGTATCCCCAACTCTGGGCCCATAGTGGAGTCTCATTTCCCGAATTAGTCGATCGGTTAATTCAACTTGCTCTAGAAAGGCATTCTCCAAGCTCTGAAAGAAAATAA
- a CDS encoding S-layer homology domain-containing protein, whose product MQNHWAKASILAAAKQNIFKGYLDGTFRPNAPVTRAEFAAIIFIGLPKQQLSRPAITFTDVPANHWAAKAIAQAYQTKYLSGYPNSIFKPNELILRVQAIAALASGLNYGVTVEPINTLKKYYSDFAQIPSYAVSAIAAATEKRIIVNYPDIKSLQPNQNATRGEIAAFICRVLEIPTVPAKYIPGVELFAIPPQFDAADDFVEGFARVQKGNQWGYIDKTGNFVISPQFDEAHPFSEGLILVKENINKSSPT is encoded by the coding sequence ATTCAAAACCATTGGGCCAAAGCATCTATCCTCGCAGCAGCCAAGCAAAATATATTCAAAGGTTATCTAGACGGGACTTTTCGTCCTAATGCACCTGTGACTCGTGCTGAATTTGCGGCGATTATTTTCATAGGCTTACCGAAACAGCAATTATCTCGTCCGGCGATAACCTTTACAGATGTACCCGCTAATCACTGGGCCGCTAAAGCGATCGCCCAAGCATATCAGACAAAGTATCTGTCTGGGTATCCCAATTCTATTTTCAAACCCAATGAACTAATCCTGCGTGTGCAAGCAATAGCTGCTTTAGCTTCTGGGTTAAATTATGGGGTTACAGTAGAGCCGATAAATACGTTAAAAAAATATTACAGTGATTTCGCACAAATTCCCAGTTATGCTGTCAGTGCGATCGCAGCCGCAACCGAAAAGCGAATTATTGTTAACTACCCCGATATCAAAAGTTTACAGCCCAATCAAAACGCTACTAGAGGCGAAATAGCAGCATTTATTTGTCGGGTTCTCGAAATTCCTACCGTACCTGCTAAGTATATTCCGGGTGTAGAGTTGTTTGCGATTCCACCACAATTTGATGCTGCTGATGATTTTGTGGAAGGATTCGCCCGGGTGCAAAAAGGTAATCAGTGGGGCTATATCGACAAAACCGGAAACTTTGTGATTTCGCCACAATTTGATGAAGCTCATCCTTTTTCAGAAGGATTGATATTAGTAAAAGAAAATATAAATAAATCAAGCCCTACATAA
- a CDS encoding WG repeat-containing protein, with amino-acid sequence MEIRGIWITTTASQVLNSRQNIAEAMNFLAETGFNVVFPVVWNNGSTNYRSQVMKEKFGIEIKPVKEFQDRDPLKELIEEAKKVDIAVIPWFEYGFMSSYGEKGGKIIQDKPEWAAIDYARTNLNLNGYYWLNSLDSEVQDFVLSLFLEVVTEYEVAGIQGDDHFLALPMEGGYDEKTVKRYQDEFNQQPPKPPERRNSQDPPDPQWQNPQWKQWARWRADIISNFLNRFYRQIININPELIISMSPTIYPWGYDNYLQDSQTWIDQGLVDLIHPQLYYKEFELYKKDLDRLLANQFAKQQLPYLIPGVLLKKGIYRITPEHLVQTLNYNRSVGLQGEVLFFYEALREDNNALANILKSGIYSTPAGRFDQKEIKKYGFTHRRINGNFTYTNTSQEISIKAQFDWVEPFSEGMAAVKMGYKWGYIDKAGKLITRLQFDIAEPFSEGLAVVKINNKYRYFDKTANLLTALQFDDAKSFVLGMAAVKIADKWGYIEKRSKIMMIPAQFDDAKSFAEDLAAVKIANKWGYIDKTGKIIIQFSLDEATIFSEGLALVKQANKFGYIGKDGNFIIEPQFDEADTFSQGLAPAKMGSRWGYINQFGEFLIPPDFDFAKPFSEGRALVNVGGEFKQDKEQGKVSFMGGKWGYICKP; translated from the coding sequence ATGGAAATTCGTGGTATTTGGATCACTACAACAGCTAGCCAAGTCTTAAACTCTAGACAAAATATTGCTGAGGCGATGAACTTTCTCGCCGAAACAGGATTTAACGTAGTATTTCCTGTTGTTTGGAATAATGGTTCAACTAACTATCGTAGCCAAGTAATGAAAGAAAAATTTGGCATAGAAATAAAACCAGTTAAGGAATTTCAAGATAGAGATCCTTTAAAAGAATTAATTGAAGAAGCCAAAAAAGTTGATATTGCGGTTATCCCTTGGTTTGAATATGGATTTATGAGTTCTTATGGAGAAAAGGGTGGCAAAATCATTCAGGATAAACCAGAATGGGCAGCAATTGATTATGCTCGGACAAACCTTAATCTCAATGGTTATTATTGGCTAAATTCTCTTGATAGCGAAGTGCAAGACTTTGTATTAAGTTTATTCTTAGAAGTCGTAACAGAGTATGAAGTTGCCGGCATTCAAGGAGATGATCACTTTCTCGCTTTACCAATGGAAGGTGGTTATGATGAAAAAACTGTTAAACGCTATCAGGACGAGTTTAATCAACAACCACCAAAACCGCCAGAGAGAAGAAATTCTCAAGATCCACCAGATCCACAATGGCAGAATCCACAATGGAAACAATGGGCACGGTGGCGGGCTGATATTATTTCCAATTTTTTAAACCGCTTCTATCGGCAAATAATCAATATCAACCCTGAATTAATTATTTCCATGTCTCCTACTATTTATCCTTGGGGTTACGACAACTACCTACAAGATTCTCAAACTTGGATTGATCAGGGATTAGTCGATTTAATTCATCCACAGTTATATTACAAAGAATTTGAACTTTATAAAAAAGATTTAGATAGGCTTTTAGCTAATCAATTTGCAAAACAACAATTGCCATATTTAATTCCTGGTGTTCTTTTAAAAAAAGGTATATATCGGATTACTCCAGAACATTTAGTACAGACACTAAACTATAATCGCTCTGTTGGTCTTCAAGGGGAAGTTTTATTTTTCTATGAAGCTTTGCGAGAAGATAATAATGCTTTAGCTAATATTCTTAAATCAGGGATTTACTCTACACCTGCTGGAAGATTTGACCAGAAAGAAATTAAAAAATATGGCTTTACTCATCGACGAATAAATGGTAATTTTACTTACACAAATACATCACAAGAAATTAGCATCAAGGCTCAATTTGATTGGGTTGAGCCATTTTCCGAAGGGATGGCAGCCGTCAAAATGGGTTATAAATGGGGTTACATCGATAAAGCAGGTAAACTGATCACCCGCCTTCAATTTGATATTGCTGAACCTTTTTCAGAAGGATTAGCTGTGGTAAAAATTAATAATAAATATAGGTATTTTGATAAAACTGCCAACCTGTTAACTGCCTTACAATTTGATGATGCTAAATCATTTGTGTTAGGGATGGCAGCCGTAAAAATAGCTGATAAGTGGGGGTATATTGAGAAAAGAAGCAAAATCATGATGATTCCTGCTCAATTCGACGATGCTAAATCATTCGCTGAAGACTTAGCCGCCGTAAAAATAGCTAATAAATGGGGATATATTGATAAAACAGGTAAAATTATCATTCAATTTAGCTTAGATGAGGCGACAATTTTTTCTGAAGGATTGGCATTAGTAAAACAAGCAAATAAATTTGGCTATATAGGTAAAGATGGAAATTTTATTATAGAGCCACAATTTGACGAAGCTGATACTTTCTCACAAGGGTTAGCTCCTGCTAAAATGGGAAGTAGATGGGGATATATTAATCAGTTTGGTGAGTTTTTAATTCCGCCAGATTTCGATTTTGCTAAACCTTTTTCTGAAGGCAGAGCATTAGTTAATGTTGGTGGAGAATTCAAACAAGATAAGGAACAAGGGAAAGTATCTTTTATGGGAGGTAAATGGGGATACATTTGCAAACCCTAA